One genomic region from Armatimonadota bacterium encodes:
- a CDS encoding iron chelate uptake ABC transporter family permease subunit, whose product MPMSTSDKENIRLNLPFRLAGLTVILLALLTAAAILSSSLGAVYVPPGQVAKVVANHFMGETYFDVPRETDQIIWQIHIPRMILGALIGMSLAMAGAVLQGLLLNPLADPYIIGVSAGAAVGAGLAMLSGLSELLLGFGVPLLAFLFALSAVITVYMLAHKGGKVSILSFILAGIVVGSFMWAMLTLILVAAPNQGLERIIFWTMGSLAGSDPWARVIVLTPFAFLGFFGLYVFARDLNLFALGEESARYLGVEVESLKRILIAIVALVTAAAVSVSGTIGFVGLMIPHITRRLVGADHRILIPCSALIGAVFMIMADAAARSIMAPTEIPVGAITALFGAPFFLYLLRKTG is encoded by the coding sequence ATGCCGATGTCCACATCTGACAAGGAAAATATTCGCCTAAATCTTCCGTTCAGGCTAGCAGGTTTAACAGTAATCCTGCTTGCATTGCTGACGGCAGCAGCTATCCTAAGTTCTAGCCTAGGAGCAGTCTATGTACCACCAGGACAGGTGGCAAAAGTAGTCGCCAACCATTTCATGGGAGAAACCTATTTCGACGTCCCAAGGGAAACTGACCAGATAATCTGGCAGATTCACATTCCTCGGATGATTCTTGGAGCACTAATAGGGATGTCACTTGCCATGGCAGGCGCGGTGCTTCAAGGGCTCCTGCTGAACCCACTTGCCGACCCCTATATAATCGGGGTATCAGCCGGAGCAGCAGTTGGCGCGGGACTCGCCATGTTATCTGGTCTTTCGGAATTACTCCTTGGCTTTGGGGTGCCCCTGCTGGCATTTCTCTTCGCACTTTCGGCGGTCATAACAGTCTACATGCTTGCACACAAAGGCGGTAAGGTTTCCATCCTTTCGTTTATATTGGCCGGCATTGTGGTAGGTTCATTCATGTGGGCTATGCTGACATTAATTTTGGTCGCCGCACCAAATCAGGGCCTTGAACGCATAATATTTTGGACAATGGGTAGCCTTGCGGGGTCAGATCCATGGGCAAGGGTAATTGTGCTGACGCCATTTGCCTTTCTTGGCTTCTTTGGTCTCTATGTATTTGCCCGAGATTTAAACCTCTTCGCGCTTGGCGAAGAATCAGCCAGATATTTAGGAGTGGAGGTTGAATCACTCAAGCGCATATTGATTGCGATTGTTGCCCTTGTTACAGCAGCTGCAGTATCAGTTAGTGGAACAATTGGGTTTGTAGGGCTGATGATACCACACATCACTAGAAGGCTTGTTGGAGCCGACCACCGTATACTCATACCTTGTTCAGCCCTGATTGGGGCTGTGTTTATGATAATGGCAGATGCAGCAGCTCGGTCAATCATGGCGCCAACGGAAATACCAGTGGGCGCGATTACTGCGTTGTTCGGAGCGCCGTTTTTCTTATATTTACTAAGGAAAACAGGATAG
- a CDS encoding rRNA pseudouridine synthase, with amino-acid sequence MEQRLQKLLAAAGVASRREAENLILAGRVAVNGKVITQLGAKADPDKDKITVDEKLVDLHPQKVYVLLNKPRGYTCTRRDPHAAKVITDLVKGVGVPLYPVGRLDVETEGLIILTNDGDFAYKITHPKFKVPKTYHAEVKGLITQDAIRQLRHGVRLDDGITQPALIKKVALNTARYTSSVDIVIHEGRKRQIRRMFDAIGYPVIKLTRTKIGGLEIRGLRPGEWRFLTPEEVGNLLAVAS; translated from the coding sequence ATGGAACAGCGGTTGCAAAAATTGCTCGCCGCCGCAGGCGTCGCCTCGCGGCGCGAAGCTGAAAATTTGATACTGGCCGGGCGTGTAGCAGTCAACGGCAAAGTAATTACCCAACTTGGCGCAAAAGCCGATCCAGATAAAGATAAAATTACTGTTGACGAAAAGCTAGTAGACCTGCATCCTCAAAAAGTCTATGTTCTTCTAAATAAGCCCCGAGGATATACTTGCACTCGGCGAGATCCACATGCGGCAAAGGTCATCACCGACTTGGTAAAGGGCGTTGGCGTGCCGTTATACCCAGTTGGCAGACTTGATGTTGAGACCGAAGGCCTTATAATTCTAACAAATGACGGCGACTTTGCCTACAAAATCACCCATCCAAAGTTTAAAGTGCCAAAAACATATCATGCAGAGGTCAAAGGGCTAATAACCCAAGATGCTATTCGTCAGCTTAGACATGGCGTTAGACTCGACGATGGAATCACCCAACCTGCTTTGATAAAAAAAGTAGCATTGAATACTGCTAGGTACACCAGTAGCGTTGATATAGTCATCCATGAAGGAAGAAAACGACAGATACGTCGAATGTTCGACGCAATAGGCTATCCTGTGATTAAGCTAACTCGCACAAAAATAGGAGGGCTTGAAATTCGCGGTCTCCGTCCTGGCGAATGGCGATTTCTCACCCCAGAGGAGGTCGGCAACCTTCTCGCCGTGGCATCATGA
- a CDS encoding helical backbone metal receptor — MIMHRLAIIFALFYFASGLAYSTHYPLRVKDSRGKTVTITREPKRIVSLAPNNTEILFALGLGNRVVGVTKYCNYPPAARKKPKVGDRITSVEKVIALKPDLVLAHGFLNDEAIRSIERHNIKVFALDPKTIGEVVRDIRLVGLITNREREAKKVTNKISSAKRLVARQTASIKSKPRVLVAVQADPLWVAGPKTFVDEMIAIAGGVNIAHDAKPGFNQFSIELAVSRDPEIVIGTTKGDKEIFSRGVWKTTSAIRKQRIFEIDPDLLFRPGPRLAQGILAIAKIIHAKTNR, encoded by the coding sequence ATGATTATGCACAGACTTGCAATAATTTTTGCACTTTTCTACTTTGCCTCTGGACTTGCCTATTCAACACACTACCCACTTAGGGTAAAAGACTCCAGAGGAAAGACAGTCACCATCACAAGAGAACCAAAGCGCATAGTTTCCCTTGCTCCTAACAACACTGAGATACTATTCGCTCTTGGCTTAGGCAATCGTGTAGTTGGCGTAACTAAATACTGCAATTATCCGCCCGCTGCCCGAAAAAAGCCCAAAGTTGGCGACCGAATCACAAGCGTTGAGAAAGTTATAGCCCTCAAACCCGACCTTGTATTAGCACATGGATTCCTTAACGATGAAGCAATTCGCTCGATTGAACGGCACAACATAAAGGTTTTTGCACTTGACCCAAAAACTATTGGCGAAGTAGTAAGGGATATTCGGCTTGTTGGTCTAATTACCAATCGTGAGCGAGAAGCAAAAAAAGTCACAAACAAAATAAGCAGTGCAAAGCGGTTGGTTGCAAGACAAACTGCAAGTATAAAATCAAAACCTAGAGTGCTTGTCGCTGTGCAAGCCGACCCACTTTGGGTGGCAGGGCCAAAGACCTTTGTTGACGAGATGATTGCCATTGCAGGCGGGGTCAATATTGCACACGATGCCAAGCCTGGCTTCAATCAATTCTCCATCGAGCTAGCGGTGAGCAGAGACCCTGAAATAGTCATAGGAACCACAAAAGGTGACAAAGAGATATTTTCGCGCGGAGTATGGAAGACTACAAGTGCGATACGAAAGCAACGCATATTTGAAATTGACCCAGACCTTCTTTTCCGACCCGGGCCAAGGCTTGCGCAAGGCATCCTAGCCATTGCAAAGATAATACACGCCAAAACAAACAGATGA
- a CDS encoding D-alanyl-D-alanine carboxypeptidase, whose amino-acid sequence MKNHKTAILCLLIITSLQVATMGAPMPPKVTAESALLVDATSGKVLYEKRCRVRRPPASLTKIMTAILILEHGNLDDVVTASKHACNTPYGSLHLKPGEKLTLRDLLRAILMRSANDGAVCAAEHIAGSERKFVAMMNKKAKEIGAISTHFANPHGLHDPSHYSTAYDIALIARHAIRYPEFNAIVQKKQARIERSINSLDVTLKNTAKFLSKFEGADGIKTGYTKEAGHCFVGSATRNDWRLIAVVLKSKDTWTDTAVLLNYGFKYFRQIAFAKENEVVTTIAVSGGKQEKVDLVASAPLAVVVKKSDKVESKVDLDAPKKVSAPVKKGEKIGTITAWVNGKKLGSVDLCAATEVERTLWATAWLWIKTLITSTLIFSLGIIAYGTAVAKIARRRRRRLAARS is encoded by the coding sequence ATGAAGAATCATAAGACAGCAATACTATGTTTGCTAATAATAACTTCGCTTCAGGTGGCTACAATGGGAGCGCCAATGCCTCCCAAAGTAACAGCTGAATCAGCCCTGCTTGTAGACGCAACATCTGGCAAGGTACTCTATGAAAAGCGTTGCCGCGTTCGCCGGCCGCCTGCAAGCTTGACAAAGATAATGACTGCCATACTAATACTCGAGCACGGCAACCTGGACGACGTTGTAACCGCTTCGAAGCATGCTTGTAATACACCCTATGGGTCACTACATCTTAAGCCCGGCGAGAAGCTCACCCTCCGCGACCTACTCCGGGCAATTCTCATGAGGTCAGCAAACGACGGGGCAGTTTGTGCAGCCGAACATATCGCAGGTTCGGAGAGAAAATTCGTTGCAATGATGAACAAGAAAGCCAAAGAGATTGGAGCAATAAGCACACACTTTGCCAACCCTCACGGCCTTCATGACCCAAGCCATTATTCTACTGCATACGACATTGCGCTAATCGCGAGGCATGCAATCCGTTATCCGGAATTTAATGCTATTGTCCAAAAGAAGCAAGCTAGAATCGAAAGGTCAATAAACTCTTTAGATGTCACCCTTAAAAACACAGCAAAGTTTCTATCAAAATTTGAAGGGGCGGACGGAATTAAGACTGGCTATACAAAAGAAGCTGGCCACTGCTTTGTAGGGTCAGCCACAAGAAACGATTGGCGGCTAATCGCCGTCGTGTTAAAAAGCAAGGACACCTGGACAGACACAGCAGTGTTGCTAAACTATGGGTTTAAATACTTCCGACAGATCGCTTTTGCCAAAGAAAATGAAGTTGTTACTACTATTGCCGTATCAGGTGGAAAACAAGAGAAGGTTGACCTCGTTGCCAGCGCCCCACTTGCCGTGGTGGTAAAAAAGTCAGACAAGGTAGAGTCAAAGGTTGACTTGGATGCACCAAAGAAAGTTTCTGCACCAGTCAAGAAAGGCGAGAAAATAGGCACAATAACTGCTTGGGTCAACGGCAAGAAATTAGGCTCTGTGGATTTGTGTGCCGCCACAGAGGTAGAACGAACCCTATGGGCAACAGCGTGGCTATGGATAAAGACACTTATAACAAGTACATTAATCTTCTCATTGGGAATTATAGCATATGGAACAGCGGTTGCAAAAATTGCTCGCCGCCGCAGGCGTCGCCTCGCGGCGCGAAGCTGA